The following proteins are encoded in a genomic region of Neospora caninum Liverpool complete genome, chromosome XI:
- a CDS encoding GI11378, related: MKEFKYRKIGEHSRVDESLFGTAFERDVLITGKDTVMAMWAEKKQRSCGDVSDTILLHNDELMKMKERKRRMLAREAERRKKEIAKLNNEDSLMDSIRNKALEAKYEQRDEVKKMNQMILHGKVNTIRDTQIEQKRQWKAENEAMEKKLDLIMDIALIQGIHQDEEKELKRQQKLKAEAAMIRSQIAEREAKRQLELEERERERQLLVKQMEALQIEEQKTRDQKEETKRMLMNEINSHNAKFSKEKEERQAERLKEDMAIAEYQREKAQREKELEDRKREMMAAKEKEIAALYAKHEKVMDKQAEMDALRARRAMDERERRERLKETQEKERLGRINAELAEARQKQHRDKVQTLAQMAVADQEEFDRMARVQRESEKAEKKKREEEQLKRHKHAEELRRQIEEHEKAKLQRKREHIEEAIRLKKEQEEDRKTLETIKVIRGVIKSHEE, encoded by the exons ATGAAGGAGTTCAAATATCGCAAAATCGGAGAGCACTCACGAGTCGACGAGTCGCTCTTCGGAACTGCGTTCGAACGGGATGTCCTCATCACTGGAAAAGATACAGTAATGGCCATGTGggccgagaaaaagcagcgGTCGTGCGGTGACGTTTCCGACACGATTCTCCTGCATAATGACGAGCTCATGAAAATGAAG gaaaggaaaagacggatGCTggcaagagaggcagaacgaCGAAAGAAAGAAATTGCCAAATTGAACAACGAGGACTCGCTGATGGATTCAATTCGCAACAAAGCGCTCGAGGCAAAGTATGAGCAGCGTGACGAGGTCAAGAAGATGAATCAAATGATTCTTCACGGCAAAGTGAACACCATACGAGACACGCAAATAGAACAGAAAAG GCAATGGAAAGCTGAGAATGAGGCaatggagaagaagctggacCTCATCATGGATATCGCTCTCATCCAAGGCATACAtcaagacgaggagaaggagctGAAACGACAGCAGAAGCTAAAGGCAGAGGCAGCCATGATCCGCAGCCAAATCGCCGAACGCGAG GCAAAAAGGCAACTTGAATTGGAGGAACGGGAACGGGAACGCCAGCTCCTAGTGAAGCAAATGGAGGCTCTTCAGATcgaggaacagaaaacgagggaccagaaagaggagacaaagcgcATGCTCATGAACGAGATAAACTCGCATAACGCGAAGTTTTCGAAAG aaaaagaagagcgtCAGGCCGAGCGACTCAAGGAGGATATGGCGATTGCCGAATatcagcgagagaaggcgcaaagagaaaaggagctGGAAGATAGGAAGCGGGAGATGATGgccgcgaaagaaaaggaaattGCGGCCCTTTATGCGAAGCACGAAAAGGTCATGGATAAACAAGCAGAAATGGACGCCTTGAGGGCACGCCG GGCAATGGAcgaacgggagagacgcgagagactgaaagaaacacaggaaaaagagcgatTAGGCCGGATCAATGCGGAACTGGCTGAAGCTCGTCAGAAACAACATCGTGACAAAGTTCAGACTTTAGCACAGATGGCAGTTGCCGACCAGGAGGAGTTTGATCGCATGGCTCGTgttcagagagagagtgaaaaggctgagaaaaagaaaagagaggaggagcagCTAAAGCGGCACAAGCATGCAGAGGAACTCAGACGACAAATTGAAGAAcacgagaaagcgaagcttcaacgaaaacgcgagcaTATCGAAGAGGCCATCCGTCTCaagaaggaacaggaagaagaccggAAAACTCTCGAAACGATAAAGGTAATAAGAGGAGTTATAAAGAGCCACGAGGAATGA
- a CDS encoding Eukaryotic initiation factor, related has translation MSAAYYTRRPGPSGSPFPQSQNGGERNANQGDARGGGHGMGQQGAPAYGYAQPRMQHFSHQPQNSAAPSQPANPAHVADPNNTPDGDEGWKSQVVLPPKDNRVKTEDVTKTKGTDFEEYFLRRELLMGIFEKGFEKPSPIQEESIPIALAGKNILARAKNGTGKTAAFSIPLLEKCQTSKRYIQGLILVPTRELALQTSAVVKAIGKHMNVQCMVSTGGTSLRDDIMRLYNPVHVLCGTPGRILDLANKGVADLSNCHMVVMDEADKLLSAEFQPIVEELIKFVPRERQILMYSATFPVTVKDFKNKYLPDAHEINLMDELTLKGLTQYYAFVEERQKVHCLNTLFSKLQINQAIIFCNSVTRVELLAKKITELGYSCFYIHARMMQSHRNRVFHDFRNGACRCLVSSDLFTRGIDIQSVNVVINFDFPKNSETYLHRIGRSGRFGHLGLAINLITYDDRFNLYRIESELGTEIQPIPSQIDEAIYT, from the exons ATGAGCGCAGCCTATTACACCCGTAGACCCGGACCGTCCGGCTCGCCGTTCCCTCAGTCCCAaaacggaggcgagcgaaatGCGAACCAGGGCGACGCCCGCGGGGGGGGACATGGGATGGGGCAGCAAGGCGCGCCTGCGTACGGCTACGCGCAACCCCGCATGCAGCATTTCAGTCACCAGCCCCAAAACAGTGCGGCGCCTTCCCAACCGGCGAATCCGGCGCATGTCGCCGATCCCAACAACACccccgacggcgacgaagggtGGAAGAGCCAAGTCGTCTTGCCTCCAAAGGACAACCGCGTGAAGACGGAG gatgtgacgaaaacgaaaggcACCGATTTCGAGGAGTACTTCCTACGACGTGAATTGTTGATGGGGATCTTCGAGAAAGGCTTCGAAAAGCCGTCGCCGATCCAGGAAGAATCCATTCCTATCGCCCTCGCCGGGAAAAACATCCTCGCCCGGGCGAAAAACGGCACTGGCAAAACAGCCGCGTTCTCGATTCCTCTCCTCGAGAAGTGTCAGACGTCGAAGCGCTATATTCAAG GGTTGATTCTCGTTCCGACTCGCGAGTTGGCTCTGCAGACGAGCGCAGTCGTGAAGGCCATCGGGAAGCACATGAATGTTCAGTGCATGGTTTCGACAGGAGGCACGAGCCTTCGAGACGACATTATGCGACTGTATAATCCCGTGCATGTGCTGTGTGGGACGCCGGGACGAATCCTGGACTTGGCGAACAAGGGCGTCGCCGACTTGAGCAATTGCCACATGGTGGTCATGGATGAAGCCGACAAACTGCTCTCGGCGGAATTTCAACCGATTGTAGAAGAGCTTATCAAATTCGTCCCTAGAGAGAGGCAGATTCTCATGTACTCCGCTACCTTTCCGGTCACAGTCAAGGACTTCAAAAACAAGTATCTCCCCGATGCTCATGAAATCAACCTCATGGACGAACTCACGCTGAAGGGTCTTACACAGTACTACGCGTTTGTCGAAGAACGTCAAAAGGTCCACTGCCTCAACACCCTTTTCTCGAAG CTTCAAATTAACCAAGCGATCATTTTCTGCAACAGCGTGACCAGAGTGGAGCTTTTGGCTAAGAAGATCACGGAGCTAGGATATTCGTGTTTCTACATTCATGCGCGGATGATGCAGTCCCACAGAAACCGGGTTTTCCACGATTTCCGGAACGGGGCGTGCCGCTGTCTTGTTTCCTCCGACCTATTCACACGTGGAATCGATATTCAGTCCGTTAACGTCGTTATCAACTTCGACTTCCCAAAGAATTCAGAGACATACCTCCACCGCATTGGCCGCTCCGGCCGCTTTGGACATCTTGGACTTGCCATCAACCTTATCACCTACGACGACCGCTTCAACCTCTACCG AATTGAGAGCGAACTGGGCACAGAAATTCAGCCAATTCCAAGCCAGATCGACGAAGCAATTTACACTTGA
- a CDS encoding ATP-dependent RNA helicase DDX55,related produces the protein MKKNSKRSFAASTSSREVEVKKKKKKIQATDPVEEEPAEEQEQISSPTDAPEPADPTDVSGDDTEQQDCRKTEKAPGKDSFFSDVAFESLDICEPVKKALAEMKMERLTEIQAKAIPRLLEGRDVLGAAKTGSGKTLAFLVPAVELLYQVKFLPRNGTGVIVISPTRELSLQIFDVAAELSKFLPQTLGLVIGGANRKHEVEKLQKGVNILVATPGRLLDHLQNTKGFQYSNLLSLVIDEADRILQIGFEEEMNAILQMLPQTRQTCLFSATQSAKVADLARLSLKKPVFVEVKDTVATVRGIQQGYVVCPAEERFLLLFTFLKKNREKKIMVFFSSCMSVRFHDELFNYIDLPTTCIHGKKKQNARMSTYYDFCNAEKGILLCTDVAARGLDIPKVDWIVQYDPPDDPKEYIHRVGRTARGAGGTGKALLFLMAEEIGFLRYLKQAGVPLNEYTFPSNKIANVQSQLERLIEKNYYLHKASQDAYRSYLHAYASHTLKDIFNVHALDLQRVARAFGFSVPPRVELNLKAKGRTKVDKKTQRFSGTGHKFSASNPYGKREAGDRRQFSR, from the exons atgaagaaaaacagcaagAGAAGCTTTGCAGCTTCCACAAGCTCTCGGGAAGtggaagtgaagaagaaaaagaagaaaattCAGGCGACTGACCCCGTGGAGGAAGAACCAGCAGAGGAGCAAGAACAAATTTCTTCGCCAACAGACGCACCTGAACCTGCAGATCCAACAGATGTTTCTGGAGACGACACGGAGCAGCAAGACTgccggaagacagagaaggctcCTG GGAAGGACTCTTTCTTTAGCGATGTCGCATTCGAGTCCCTCGACATTTGCGAGCCGGTCAAAAAGGCTCTGGCGGAGATGAAGATGGAGCGCTTGACAGAGATTCAGGCCAAGGCAATTCCTCGGCTGctggagggaagagacgtaTTGGGAGCGGCGAAAACAG GATCCGGAAAAACCCTCGCTTTCCTTGTTCCTGCCGTCGAACTCCTGTACCAAGTCAAATTTCTTCCTCGAAATGGGACGGGCGTGATCGTCATTTCGCCCACAAGAGAACTATCCCTGCAGATTTTCGATGTTGCTGCGGAGCTGTCAAAGTTTCTCCCGCAGACGCTGGGTCTCGTCATTGGGGGCGCAAATAGGAAACACGAAGTGGAAAAGTTGCAGAAGGGAGTGAATATTCTGGTCGCGACACCTGGACGTCTGCTTGACCACCTTCAGAATACGAAG GGCTTTCAATATTCAAATTTGCTCTCTCTGGTCATCGACGAGGCAGATCGAATCCTCCAGATTGGTTTCGAAGAGGAAATGAACGCCATCCTCCAGATGCTTCCTCAAACCCGTCAAAcgtgcctcttctctgcaacTCAAAGCGCGAAGGTGGCCGACCTCGCGAGGCTTTCTCTCAAGAAACCCGTTTTCGTTGAG GTCAAGGACACTGTGGCGACAGTCCGAGGCATCCAGCAGGGCTACGTTGTGTGTCCTGCGGAGGaacgcttcctcctccttttcACCTTTTTGAAGAagaaccgagagaaaaagatcATGGTTTTCTTCAGCAGCTGCATGTCGGTCCGTTTCCACGACGAGCTCTTCAACTACATCGATCTGCCCACGACCTGCATTCATggcaagaagaaacagaatgCCCGGATGTCGACGTACTACGACTTTTGCAATGCTGAG AAGGGCATTCTTCTCTGCACCGACGTCGCCGCACGTGGTCTAGATATCCCCAAG GTGGACTGGATTGTTCAGTATGACCCGCCAGATGATCCCAAGGAGTACATCCACCGTGTCGGGCGTACAGCACGAGGTGCTGGGGGTACCGGAAAAGCCTTACTTTTTCTTATGGCTGAAGAAATTGGCTTTCTGCGGTATCTGAAACAAGCGGGAGTCCCCCTCAACGAGTATACATTCCCCTCAAACAAAATTGCCAATGTCCAGAGCCAGCTGGAGCGACTAATTGAGAAAAACTACTACCTTCACAAAGCTTCCCAAGATGCATATCGGTCGTATCTCCAT GCGTATGCATCTCACACTCTCAAAGACATTTTTAACGTCCACGCCTTGGACCTTCAACGCGTAGCACGGGCATTTGGCTTCTCAGTTCCCCCCAGAGTGGAGCTCAACCTGAAGGCGAAGGGCCGGACTAAAGTTGACAAGAAGACACAGCGCTTTTCTGGAACGGGGCACAAGTTCTCCGCCTCAAATCCCTACG gcaaaagagaagcggGGGACCGCCGGCAATTTTCGCGGTAA